A stretch of DNA from Allomeiothermus silvanus DSM 9946:
ACCACCGGAGGCGCACACCAAGAGGATCTTACGGTCGCGGGGAAGCTGGCCTAGGCTCTGAGGGAACCGGCCCAGCGGTATGTTGACCGCGCCGGGCAGGTGGCCCATGGCGTACTCGTAGGGTTCGCGCACGTCTACCACATAGGCCCCTTCCCTGATCCAAGCCTCGGCCTGGTGCGGGGTGAGATCGGTGTAGTGGGCGGTGGGGTAGGTCTCCTCCACAGGCTGGGTGTCGAGGGGCAGACCCTGGCGATACCAGGAGAGAAGACCACCCTCGAGGTTGAGCAGGTTGCTATAGCCTTGCCCGGCCAGCCAGTAAGCGGCCTGCGCGCTGCGGTTCCCACTGCGGCAGTACACCACTACCGGTTGGTCCTTCGGGATCTCGCGAAAGCGCTCGGCGAATTCTGAGCCAGGAATTAGCTTGGCCCCCGGGATACGGGCCTCGTCAAACTCCTCAACCTCGCGCACGTCCACAAACAGGACACCTTGCTCGAGCAGTTGCTTAGCTTCTTGCGGACGGATGTTCTTGACCATGGTTCACCCATGTTGGGAGTCTTATATCTGGGCTGAGTCGAGCTGTAGTTTGCGATCTATTTCTTGAGCGGGAGACCAGCTCGCTTCCAAGCCTCGATTCCCCCGAGGAGGTTGTAAGCGGTATAGCCTTTGCGGGCTAAAAAGGCCGCGGCCTGGCGACTGCGGTTGCCGCTGGCGCATTGGCAGATGATCTCCTTGTCCTTGGGTAGGCTCTCCCAGCCTTTCGCTAGTTCAGCCAGGGGGAGAGCCTTGGAGCCAGGGATCTTGCCGTCTTTGCGCTCGTATGGGGTGCGCACGTCGAGCAAGATGGCTCCGGATTTGAGCTTGGCCTGGGCCTCCTGCGGGCTTAGCGAGGGCACCCCCGGACCCAGCAGGTTCCTGAACCAACCCAGCATCTAAGCCCCCACCGGTTGAGGCGCTTCACCTTTTTCCAGAGGAAAGCCGTGCTCCTGCCAAGCTTTGATCCCACCGGTCAGGTTGCTGACGTTGGAGTAGCCCGCCGCCAGCAGGGCACTGATGGCAGTGGAGGAGCGATCCCCACCCAGGCAGTGCAGCACTATCGGCCGATCCTTGGGGATACGCTGTAGGTTCTGCATCACCCGCCCCGCGTGGATGTTGAGCGCACCCGGGATATGCGCAGCCTTGTACTCATCCGCCCCGCGCACATCGAGGATCAAAACCTCACCCCGCTCCCACTTCGCCTTGACCTCGGCGGCGCTCGCTTGGGGAACGGCCTCGAGTTCGCCCTCGGCATAGCCCTCCAAGCTGGGGATGTATCCTACTATCCTATCCAGGCCAATCCGCACCAACTGGCGCACCAAGCCCTGCACGGCCTCGCTCCCGGCCAGGAGCACCAGCGGGCGGTCATAGGGCAGCAACCAACCCGCCCAGGTAGAGAAGTTCTTGCCCGCCGGGATGTTGAGAGAGCCGGGAAGGTGTCCCCCGGCAAAGGCAAACTTGTCGCGGGTATCCACTAGCACCGCCCCTCCCTGCAAGGCCTGGCGGAACTGCTCGGGAGTGAGCCGATGGGGCTGGGGTAGGTCGCCCAGAATCGTCATCCCGTCGCGATTGAGGCGTTTCATCACGGCAAAGTAGCTGGGGGCCTCTGGTTGGCCAGAAAGGAGGGCCTTCACAAAACCTTCTTCATCGTCCTTAGCCAGGTAATCAGCCCACCAGGCGAAGCGCCGCTCATATCCCACGGTGCTGCTGGGCACCGCACCCAAGGCCTTGCCGCAGGCCGAGCCTGCCCCGTGGCCGGGCCAGACCTGCACGTAGTCGGGCAGGGTCAGAAACTTCTCCTTCAGGCTTTTAAACATTCGCCGCGCGCCCGGTTCGGCGGTCCCAACAATTCCGGCAGCCTCCTCGAGCAAGTCCGGACGACCAA
This window harbors:
- a CDS encoding rhodanese-like domain-containing protein produces the protein MVKNIRPQEAKQLLEQGVLFVDVREVEEFDEARIPGAKLIPGSEFAERFREIPKDQPVVVYCRSGNRSAQAAYWLAGQGYSNLLNLEGGLLSWYRQGLPLDTQPVEETYPTAHYTDLTPHQAEAWIREGAYVVDVREPYEYAMGHLPGAVNIPLGRFPQSLGQLPRDRKILLVCASGGRSSSAAEYLVGQGFSKEQVGNLEGGTYGWMSAGLAVER
- a CDS encoding rhodanese-like domain-containing protein; this translates as MLGWFRNLLGPGVPSLSPQEAQAKLKSGAILLDVRTPYERKDGKIPGSKALPLAELAKGWESLPKDKEIICQCASGNRSRQAAAFLARKGYTAYNLLGGIEAWKRAGLPLKK
- a CDS encoding rhodanese-like domain-containing protein gives rise to the protein MLFKQIYEEGLAQASYLIGCQASGEAMVVDPKRDIDTYLEEARKNGLKIVAVSETHIHADYLSGARELAQATGATLYLSDEGDEYWKYSGLEGFKHQLLRDGDEIRLGNVRVKAVHTPGHTPEHLSFLVTDGAAAGEPGFLLTGDFVFVGDIGRPDLLEEAAGIVGTAEPGARRMFKSLKEKFLTLPDYVQVWPGHGAGSACGKALGAVPSSTVGYERRFAWWADYLAKDDEEGFVKALLSGQPEAPSYFAVMKRLNRDGMTILGDLPQPHRLTPEQFRQALQGGAVLVDTRDKFAFAGGHLPGSLNIPAGKNFSTWAGWLLPYDRPLVLLAGSEAVQGLVRQLVRIGLDRIVGYIPSLEGYAEGELEAVPQASAAEVKAKWERGEVLILDVRGADEYKAAHIPGALNIHAGRVMQNLQRIPKDRPIVLHCLGGDRSSTAISALLAAGYSNVSNLTGGIKAWQEHGFPLEKGEAPQPVGA